ATCATCATCCATAATATATTGTTTATATCCTGAGGAGTCAGATCGCTCAAACTTCCAGCAAATTCAGAGTTTGCAATACTATCTCCGGTAAGATGGTAAGGAAGGTAAGTTTTATATACTTGTTCCTTTTGGACAACCTCAATAATAGTTTTTCTTATAAGTTTTAGAACATTATTTTGAACTTCAACAGTTTTTTTAATCATATCCTTTGGAAATTCAGTATCAAAATCTATGTTTCCCAATCTTAAGTTTTTTGAGAGAATAGTTTCAGGTATTTTGTAAGTATAATAATATTTACTATACCTAGCACCCGTGCGGTTTATCTCCTCTATGTAAACTTGTAATTTTCTTACAGGAATTAAATAGAAATCCAGCTCAATGTATCTTTTCTTTTCAAAATCAAATCCTCTAAAATCTTTGAAAGCTAACCAGATCGGAAGACCAATGTCTGTTTGAATTTTCACAAGATCAGTAACTTCTTCTTTGGTAATTGTGAAATATCTTAGCTCTTCATAGACAAAACTTTTTCGACATTTTACATCAATCAGTATCTGTCCAATATCTGGATGATTAACAACAAAATCAGGTCTTGTTTTTCCAATATCCATCTTGAAATGAGAATCTTTTTCACTTATCTCCATGGATGTTCCAATATAAATAGAGCTCAATTTCTGATTGTCAAGAATTGTTTTGAAATCATTTTCTGCGTAATAGGAAGCAAGTTCAATTTCCTCATAGTAATCATTAAATTTTACTCCAACAACTCCCTTCCTGTCGGATATAAGTTCAATTTTAGAATTGGTTACTTTGGAATAGTTAAAATCCTTACTGTATTTACTTTTATGAAAACCTTTATAGATTTCAATAAAATTGTCTTTACTGCTTCTTGTAAATTCTGACATAAAAACTCCTTTTAAAAATTAATCGTCTGCAAGTTCTTTCCGTCCGTAATTATTCTAATTGAACCAAATTTATCCGTTCTATAAATTGAACTGTTTTTTAGCCTTACCAATGTATCTTCTGAAGGGTGATTATATGGGTTGCCTTCACCTGACATTATAATTGAGAACTCCGGTTTTGTAATGTTTAGGAACTCGTTTGTACTACTGTAGCGACTTCCATGATGAGCTACTTTAAGGACTTCAATATCATATAGAAGATTTTTATCAATGAGATTCATTTCACCTTCATTTTCAAGATCGCCGGTAAAGAGAAAATCAATTTCATCATATTTCAAAACCATAACTACAGAATTATTGTTATCATCACTTTTTTCTGGAAAAGGATTGATAATTTTACCAAATAGGTCATCATCTATTTTGATTGAATCTCCAGTGTATAGCTGACTCTCACCCGGTAAAAAAATATTTTCTACAGTAAAATCATTAGAGTTTATCAGATCAATAATTCCACCTTTATGATCACTATCATCATGGGTTATAATTGCATTTTTAATATTATTTATTTCAGCATCATATAAATAGTTTAAGAGATATGGCACACCTGCTCCTGTCCATTCACCCATACCTTCAGATGAAGTTCCATAACCACCATCAATTATTGTAGCAGAACCATTAGGCGGTCGAATCACAATACAATCACCCTGTTTAACGTCAGGAAAATCAACGATAAATCCTTCAAATGAAGTATCGTAAATATATTGAACAGATTGGAACAAAGTATCACTTCCTTTTAAAATCGAAATTTTGTAATTGTCCTCTTTAATGCTAAATAAATTAAAGCTATTACCTTGTTTTGTATTATAAAGAGTGATAAGTCTATCATCACACTCAAGCAAAAGTTTCTCTACTTCATAATTTTTGCTTACAGTTATCTCTGTGTGAGTATCAAAATAATCAATTGCGATAATTTCATCTTTAAATTTTCTGTCAGTACAGGAAAAGATAAATATCAGTATGCTAATCTTTAAATAGTTCATCGAAATATAGATCTCTTATTGGGTTAGAAATATTTCCAGTATCAGAAAAAAATTTAGCAATTTTTTCGTTTTGAGATTTTATATGGGATGGTTTTTGATTGTCAAGTGCGTCTAATACAAAAGCCATTTTCAGTTTACTTGATGGCATTGATGGAATTAAAACATCTTTAGGTTCATTAATAGCTAAAATGAGATTTGCATTTCTAAGCTTAGTTACAATTTTATCCACTAGATATGGTGGCTTTTCTAGTGACTTAGAAAGTTTTTTTAGGTTATACTTATTTTCACCAATTTCATAACTTTTATACAAATAGAATAGTAAATCAATTGTGATTTTTATATAATCACCTCGACCGTATCCATTGGCAGAATATTTGAAGGCTAAACCGGAATAATTCTGTCTTATGAAAGCTATTTTAACTGAGGATAAAACAATAATCCAAAATACATACAACCACAACATGAAAAATGGTAATACAGCAAGCGATCCATAAATTATATTTGTTGAAACAGCAGTCGTTGTATAGCTAACGAATAGACTTTTACTTAAATGATATCCAATTGCTCCGTAAAAAGATCCAACGAGTGCGTGATGTGGTTTGACATTTGTATTTGGTATAAAAATAATAAGTAAGAAGAAAAAGATCATCACTAAAAGAAAAGGTAAAATATAACCTAAGGAGAATCCTGAGAATCCACCCCAGATACTATCACCATATTCAAGTATCTTTTGAAAATAACCACTTAAAGTGAATGAGATTGTGAATAGAATTGGTGACAATATGAGTAATAATAAAAAAGATTTAACCCTCTCCATTATCTTTCTGGAGTTCTTAACTTTCCAGATCTGATTGAAATTGTCTTCAATTGAATTGAAAATAGAGTAGACGGTTATGAAGAGGAAAATTATTCCAATAGAGCCTATGGTTTCAACTTTTGCTGATTCAATAAAAGAGTCAAGATATGTAGCTAATTTATCTCCATTAACAGGTGTAAGAAACTCGTAAAGGAAAGGCTTTACTCTGTTTTCGATAATCTCTTTACCTCCAATGAATTTAAAGATCATAAACAGAACTGCTAAAAATGGAATCAATGAAAGTAATGCAGAAAAGGCAAGTGATGCTGCTTTGGACAATAGTTTGCTGTCATTAAATGATCTGATAAAAACCACCCAAATTCCTAGCTCTCTTTTGTAAGATCGATCTTCTGAACTTTTGGCTAAAAAACCCTCTATAAAGTTGTTAATGTAATTTTTCATATATGCTTCATTTTTTTTCGAACTTTTACAATATACAAAAGTGGATAAAAATTTTCAAACAAATTAAAAACTATGAGAATTAGTATTATATTACTTTTCAAAAATAGTTTGATTTTATACAGGTTAGGAATCAAATATTTGGAGAGTATTAATAAAAGTATAAAGTTGATTCAAGAATTGAAACAGGATATGGAGTAACATGGAAATATATATATTGATTTTAATAGTAGTATTGGGAATCTCAGGATTATTTTTAATAATCTTAAACGTTAGAAAAAATCGGCTCTTAGTTTGTGATAAATTAGCTAAAATTGAGTCAGATCTCTTGAAAAATGAATCTACTTATCGAGATGATTTTTATAGATTCAGGGATGAGAATTTGAGAGCCTTTAGAGATAATAGGGAGGAATTGACAAGATTGTTTAATTCTTTATCTGAAACACTCAAAGAAAAACTAGATCTTTTATCGTCTAGTCAAATAAGGCAGTTTTCCGGGTTTTCTGAGCAGATAGATAATTTAATTAAAAATTTTGACAGTAGTAATAAATGGATACAAGCCTACTTAGAAGGGTCATTCAAAACAAATAGAATTGAACTAAATGAAACATTGGGGAAGTTCAGTGAAAATCTTTCCTTAAGTATAAAAGAGTTTAACACTGTTCAGAAAGAAAAATTTGAATCACTAGAAAAAAAATATTCTGAGATCAAAAATGAGACAGAATCTAAACTTAAAGAGATAAGAGAAACTGTAGAATTTAAGCTCAAATCTATCCAGGATGATAATTCTCAAAAGCTAGAGGAGATGAGAAAAACCGTTGACGAAAAATTACAAAATGCGGTAGAGAAGAAGTTTAATGATTCATTCAAAATGATAAGTGAAAGACTTGAACAGGTTCATAAAGGTTTAGGTGAGATGCAAAATCTGGCTTCGGGAGTTGGTGATCTTAAAAAAGTTCTTACGAATGTTAAAACCAGAGGAAATCTTGGTGAAATTCAATTAGGTACTATTTTGGAACAAATTTTGTCTCCAGAGCAGTATATTTTAAATGCTTCAGTAAAACCAAATTCTATGGAAAGAGTGGAGTACGCTATTAAGTTGCCATCTAAAGATAGTAACGAGAAATTTTTATTATTACCTGTGGATTCAAAGTTTCCAAATGAGGATTATCAAAGATTATTGGATGCTTACGACAATCAAAATAGTCTTACTCAAAAGGAGTTCGAAAATATCTCAAAACAATTTGAGAACTCAATAAAGAAAAATGCAAAGGATATAAAAGATAAATATATAAATCCACCACAAACAACAGATTTTGCAATAATGTTTGTTCCAACTGAAGGCTTATATGCAGAAGTACTCAGGAGGACAGGATTGTTTGAATTTTTACAAAGAGAGTATAAAATTTCTGTTGTCGGACCGACAAACTTTGTTGCTTTTTTAAGCAGTTTGCAAATGGGATTCAAAACTTTAGCAATTGAAAAAAGATCCAGCGAAGTTTGGGAACTTTTAGGAGCTGTTAAAACAGAATTTGGAAATTTTGGGATGGTATTGGAAAAAACAAAAAAGAAACTTCAAGAAGCTGCAAATGTAATAGATAAAGCAGAAGTAAGGACTAGAGTAATAGAAAGAAAACTTCGGGATGTTCAGGAGATTCCTGCCACAAAAAGTGCGAGTCTCTTAGATAGTGAGGATTTTTCTGAGAATTATGAGGATCTCTAAGAAAAAAACTAAATTTTGTAAATCGAAACAAAAATATAACATAAACTATCACCTCCAAAGTATTCTTGTAGGGATAAATTACATTACGATTTTATGAGTTTCGGCACAATAATTATACCAAGTTCTCAAAATATTTTACGAATATCTCATTCTTTACAGAGAGGCAAATTCTTGAATGATCTTTATATTTTTCTTTATTTTCCTCAATTTCTGTAAAAAATGGTAATGTTACGGCACCAATATAATTATCAAGAAGCAATTTCTCATCCAAGTTAACAATAATAAAAAGCCCCTCTGGTCTGGAAACATAGAGCTCTTTTGATACTAGATTGTGTTCATTGAGCCAATCAATATTTTTATTAATATTCTCCGTGGTTATAGCTTTAAAAATAGCGATTTCTTCTTTTCCTATATCGGTATTTAAAAGGTCTCTTACCACAAGTTGAGTCATAGCTGAAACACCTCCTGCGGTATACAGAAGTCTAGTTCTAAACTCTTTTACTAAATTTGGTTCTTTAGAATGTATAAATCCACATCTCATACCTGGAAGCGAGAGAGACTTGCTAAATGACTCAACTATTACCAGGTTTTGTAAATTCATCAATTTATAGAAAAGATCATCAGTTCTATCTTTGAATAATCTTCTGTAAGGTGAGTCGAAAATAACAAATATATCCTTTTTAGTAAGTTCTAGAATCCAGTCATACAATTTATCATCATCAAGTTTTACGCCTGTTGGGTTATTCGGATCGCAAATAATTATCGAATCCCCAGGTTTTAAATTAGTATCGTATGATTTATAGTACTTTGGAGATAATCTTCTGTTTTCAGCAATAATTTTATAAGGTCCCCAAAAGAATTCAGGTAGATAGATATTCCGTGAATCTATCAATTGCATGATAATGTCTAAAGCTCCAACTGAACCAGGAGTAATTACGATATTGTTTAGATCTGCAGTTCCAAAGAAAAATTCCTGATTGATAGCCTCTTTTAAATCTCCATAACCATCATTTGGAGGATAAGCGAAAGGTCTAATTCCAAAATCAAGATTATTGATGATTTTTTTTATATCTGGATGTACAACATTATTAACACCTTGATTTAACTTTAAAAATTTTTCATCAGATTTTAATTCACTCTCTCTAATAAATTGACCAACTTGATATATTCGAGATACTTCCGATTTTCCAGATTTTAATTTCATAATTTACTCCAATTTATTTATAAAGCTAATATAGATAAATATAACATTTTAATGAAGAATATTAAGTATGATTCAAACATTTAGTTTATATTTGGTAATAACTAATATTTTCCAGTTCATTTTGAACACTTATCGTATAATTTTAAAAGCATTTGTTTAAATCATATCAATTTATTATGCAACCGTATTGATGTAATAAAATTATAACAAAAAGATTCAACGATTTAAACACTGGGGAAGGAGTTTTATCTTTTGATGATATAGTTTTTGAAAAAAGGAAATGATCTCTCATTTCGTTCAATTTGACAGGCTATTTTACATTAGTCTTAATAAAACGATCTTGGTCATAAAGTTGATTTGATTTTGCGTGAGTCTTTTCTCTTAAAAAAACTAGAATTTTCAAAATTGTGCTCAGGTTAAGGTCTATTTGCTTTAATTCAAAATAATTCATTTAAAAAAACCGCCTAGAAAGGCGGCTTTAACTAGATAGATCTATCTAAAACAATCAAAAAAGATATTACTTTTTAAGGGTTATCATCATTGTCGTTCCAGGTTCCTACTGTACCGTTTACTTTTCCACCAATTCTAATATTGCCATATGGAGAAATTGTCGGTTCATCATCATTAGCCGGAGGATCATTAACCGCTGTAACGTCAATAGTAATCGTATAGTCAGCTAGACTATAGTCAGCTCCATCGCTCACTTTAAATTTAAATGTTGTATATTCAGTTCCATACTCATTTGAGTCTGCTTTAAATTTAAGGTTTGAAATTTCATTTAATTGTATTTCTGTTATAGCTGTCAATGCTGTAGTACCAAGATACAGATCACCTTTTGCAGGCAGAGAAGTAATTTTGATTTTTGTTAACTGTTCATTATCATCTAAATCAGTAAAACTAAATTTACCAGCAAATTCTGTATAATCAGTGTCTTCTATAGCTGTAATACTATTATCTGCTGAAGTAGGTAAATTGTTGCGAGTTACCCAATCATTGTCAGCCATATTATGCAGAGTTCCATCATTGACATTAGTTGTTAAGTCATATAAGGTGTCACCGGTCCTAGAGTTGAAGTTATAGTAAGTGATCAGGCCTTCTTCAATACCGATAAGTTCACTATTCATGTTTACAAGGATTTCTTGCTCGGTTCTTACATCATTCCAAATACGTACTTCGTCAATCATACCATTGAAGTATAAATCGATATCGTCTACTCTTTTCCCAATAAGAAATGGATACGCTGTATCTACTATTGGAGAATTCAAAATTCCACTTTTCAAAGTTAATGTAACATTTTTTCCATCAATATACGCTTTTGCTTCACTAATTTCTGGATTATAACTAAATGCAAGATGATGCCATTGATTTGGAACAATGCTATTTTCTGGAGTATCAAGCCAAAGACCAGAAGTAGGTATAAATCTTAACGCATTAACTCCAGCTGCACCACCAGTATGTATCTCAAACTGCTCGAATGCTTTTCCTAATAAAAACCCCACATCAGAACCAGAGCCACCCCATCTAAACCACATCTCGGTAGTAAATTTAGAAACATTATATATTTCGTTATCAGGAACTCCTACATAATCATTTTCACCATCAAAATCTAGGGCATTTCCTGGTGGTGTCATCATAGAGTTAGATAACCCCCAATCAGAACTATCCATGTTCACTAAAGTACCATTATTACTTCCCTTTGAATCAGTTAAGGTTGTACCTGAACCTTCATTGAATTTGTAATAAGCAACAAGATTTGGTTCTCCGGCAAAATTAGACAATTCTCCATGCATATTCTGACGGATTTCTGAAACTGTTCTTACATCATTCCAAATTCTTATCTCATCCAAAAGTCCATCCATTTGATAAGCTCCTCCTAGATACTCAGAGTTCCCGAAACGCAACTCCATGTCAGGATCAAAAACTCCTGATTGAGTGTAAGTACTTGATCCCTTAAATACTCCGTCGACATATAAAAATATAGTCTTCATACTTGCATTTCTTACAAATGCAACATGATGCCATTTCCCATCATTGTAGCTTTCATTTGTTATAATGATAGTTGCATCATTCGAATCATCCAGATAAACTTTACCTTCGCTATTAGTCAGAATCTGTAAAAAATCAATAACTCCAGCAGCATTTTTTTCAATAGTTGCTATTGAATTGAAACCTGTGGAGTTTGTAGTATTAAACCACGCTTCAACAGTCATATTATTGTCTAGATTTACTAGTCCACTTCCTGTTGTAACATAATCATTATTACCATCAAAATCCAAACAATAGTTTTCTGCTAAGCTTGTAAAAGCTATTAGAAACAAGAATAATACCAAACGGATTAACTTCATTTTACTTCCTTTTATGATTTTTATAACTTACATCTCAAAATATACATCAGATTTTCATTTTTCAAAATATTTAGTTTCGAGTATACTAAAAAAACAATAATTTTATCTGTGATAAATCAAAAAACAATTCGACTTCAATTATCAATTGCAAACTATACAATAGTTGTATACTTATAGCCTGAAAAGCAATATTGTTAAAATTTTGATTTTTACAATATTTGATGTATAATAGTGATATTAATGGATCAAATATTAGGAGAGTGGTATGAAAATGAGTGGCTTAAAATCATTAAAAGTTTTGGTGTTCCTATTGTGTTTCCAAAGTTTATTTGCTCAATATTCTGAAATACAGTTTGAGAAAATAACTCCAACAGATCCTGCAGCTGGTAAAATGTTTGGAAATCGGGAACTTTGTGTCTCTGGTGATTATGCTGTAATAAGTGCACTAGGAGATAATGAAGGTAAAGGTTCTGCCTATATTTTTAAAAAAAGTGGAGAAAACTGGACGCAATTTAAAAAAATAGTCCCAGAAGGTCAAACCCAGTCTGAGAATTTTGGATTTGCATCAACGCTTAATGGTGAACACGCTATCGTATGTGCTCCAGGAAGAGATTTTGAAGGTAAAACTGATTGTGGAATTGCAATATTTTATAGAAAGGATCAAGGAGGAGTTGATAATTGGGGTGAAGTTTGTAGTTTTTACGGAGAGGAAAACGCAGAAAGTTTTGGTCGATCAGCAGCAATTTACGGTAATTGGGCTGTAGTTGGTGACGCTTATG
This sequence is a window from Candidatus Delongbacteria bacterium. Protein-coding genes within it:
- a CDS encoding YihY/virulence factor BrkB family protein, translated to MKNYINNFIEGFLAKSSEDRSYKRELGIWVVFIRSFNDSKLLSKAASLAFSALLSLIPFLAVLFMIFKFIGGKEIIENRVKPFLYEFLTPVNGDKLATYLDSFIESAKVETIGSIGIIFLFITVYSIFNSIEDNFNQIWKVKNSRKIMERVKSFLLLLILSPILFTISFTLSGYFQKILEYGDSIWGGFSGFSLGYILPFLLVMIFFFLLIIFIPNTNVKPHHALVGSFYGAIGYHLSKSLFVSYTTTAVSTNIIYGSLAVLPFFMLWLYVFWIIVLSSVKIAFIRQNYSGLAFKYSANGYGRGDYIKITIDLLFYLYKSYEIGENKYNLKKLSKSLEKPPYLVDKIVTKLRNANLILAINEPKDVLIPSMPSSKLKMAFVLDALDNQKPSHIKSQNEKIAKFFSDTGNISNPIRDLYFDELFKD
- a CDS encoding pyridoxal phosphate-dependent aminotransferase produces the protein MKLKSGKSEVSRIYQVGQFIRESELKSDEKFLKLNQGVNNVVHPDIKKIINNLDFGIRPFAYPPNDGYGDLKEAINQEFFFGTADLNNIVITPGSVGALDIIMQLIDSRNIYLPEFFWGPYKIIAENRRLSPKYYKSYDTNLKPGDSIIICDPNNPTGVKLDDDKLYDWILELTKKDIFVIFDSPYRRLFKDRTDDLFYKLMNLQNLVIVESFSKSLSLPGMRCGFIHSKEPNLVKEFRTRLLYTAGGVSAMTQLVVRDLLNTDIGKEEIAIFKAITTENINKNIDWLNEHNLVSKELYVSRPEGLFIIVNLDEKLLLDNYIGAVTLPFFTEIEENKEKYKDHSRICLSVKNEIFVKYFENLV
- a CDS encoding MBL fold metallo-hydrolase, encoding MNYLKISILIFIFSCTDRKFKDEIIAIDYFDTHTEITVSKNYEVEKLLLECDDRLITLYNTKQGNSFNLFSIKEDNYKISILKGSDTLFQSVQYIYDTSFEGFIVDFPDVKQGDCIVIRPPNGSATIIDGGYGTSSEGMGEWTGAGVPYLLNYLYDAEINNIKNAIITHDDSDHKGGIIDLINSNDFTVENIFLPGESQLYTGDSIKIDDDLFGKIINPFPEKSDDNNNSVVMVLKYDEIDFLFTGDLENEGEMNLIDKNLLYDIEVLKVAHHGSRYSSTNEFLNITKPEFSIIMSGEGNPYNHPSEDTLVRLKNSSIYRTDKFGSIRIITDGKNLQTINF
- the rmuC gene encoding DNA recombination protein RmuC; its protein translation is MEIYILILIVVLGISGLFLIILNVRKNRLLVCDKLAKIESDLLKNESTYRDDFYRFRDENLRAFRDNREELTRLFNSLSETLKEKLDLLSSSQIRQFSGFSEQIDNLIKNFDSSNKWIQAYLEGSFKTNRIELNETLGKFSENLSLSIKEFNTVQKEKFESLEKKYSEIKNETESKLKEIRETVEFKLKSIQDDNSQKLEEMRKTVDEKLQNAVEKKFNDSFKMISERLEQVHKGLGEMQNLASGVGDLKKVLTNVKTRGNLGEIQLGTILEQILSPEQYILNASVKPNSMERVEYAIKLPSKDSNEKFLLLPVDSKFPNEDYQRLLDAYDNQNSLTQKEFENISKQFENSIKKNAKDIKDKYINPPQTTDFAIMFVPTEGLYAEVLRRTGLFEFLQREYKISVVGPTNFVAFLSSLQMGFKTLAIEKRSSEVWELLGAVKTEFGNFGMVLEKTKKKLQEAANVIDKAEVRTRVIERKLRDVQEIPATKSASLLDSEDFSENYEDL
- a CDS encoding LamG domain-containing protein; amino-acid sequence: MKLIRLVLFLFLIAFTSLAENYCLDFDGNNDYVTTGSGLVNLDNNMTVEAWFNTTNSTGFNSIATIEKNAAGVIDFLQILTNSEGKVYLDDSNDATIIITNESYNDGKWHHVAFVRNASMKTIFLYVDGVFKGSSTYTQSGVFDPDMELRFGNSEYLGGAYQMDGLLDEIRIWNDVRTVSEIRQNMHGELSNFAGEPNLVAYYKFNEGSGTTLTDSKGSNNGTLVNMDSSDWGLSNSMMTPPGNALDFDGENDYVGVPDNEIYNVSKFTTEMWFRWGGSGSDVGFLLGKAFEQFEIHTGGAAGVNALRFIPTSGLWLDTPENSIVPNQWHHLAFSYNPEISEAKAYIDGKNVTLTLKSGILNSPIVDTAYPFLIGKRVDDIDLYFNGMIDEVRIWNDVRTEQEILVNMNSELIGIEEGLITYYNFNSRTGDTLYDLTTNVNDGTLHNMADNDWVTRNNLPTSADNSITAIEDTDYTEFAGKFSFTDLDDNEQLTKIKITSLPAKGDLYLGTTALTAITEIQLNEISNLKFKADSNEYGTEYTTFKFKVSDGADYSLADYTITIDVTAVNDPPANDDEPTISPYGNIRIGGKVNGTVGTWNDNDDNP